A genomic stretch from Calditrichota bacterium includes:
- the pdhA gene encoding pyruvate dehydrogenase (acetyl-transferring) E1 component subunit alpha has protein sequence MKLKMVQILDEKGNCDEKAIDGISEELMFKMYRLMNLARLWNDKALSLQRQGRMGTLASVRGQEASNVGMALPLQPEDWFVPAFREYGALFALGVPLKDQYLYWGGDERGARIADDLKITPACITIGAHLIHAVGIAMAAKIRGEKSVVLSSSGDGSTSQGDFHEALNFSAVYEAPVVFVIQNNHWAISLPVEKQTKTKTLAEKAAAYALEGVLVDGNDVFAVYQTVRKYVERAREKSQPVLIELVTYRMGDHTTADDASRYRTPEIIKEWEKKDPIERLKKYLTKNHGWSEAKEKKLIEELTREVETAVKEYENVEPLEPTHLFRHMYHEMPWHISEQMAEVKEFSGLGGK, from the coding sequence ATGAAGTTAAAAATGGTTCAAATATTGGACGAAAAAGGCAATTGCGACGAAAAGGCAATTGACGGCATCTCCGAAGAACTGATGTTCAAAATGTATCGTTTGATGAATTTGGCGCGGCTCTGGAACGACAAAGCCCTTTCTCTGCAAAGGCAGGGCAGAATGGGCACGTTGGCTTCGGTTCGCGGGCAGGAAGCGTCTAACGTCGGAATGGCGCTGCCGTTGCAGCCGGAAGACTGGTTTGTGCCAGCATTTCGCGAATACGGCGCTCTTTTCGCGCTCGGCGTTCCGCTGAAAGATCAATATCTGTACTGGGGCGGTGACGAAAGAGGCGCCAGGATAGCGGATGATTTGAAAATTACACCGGCCTGTATTACCATCGGCGCCCATCTGATTCACGCTGTCGGAATTGCCATGGCAGCAAAAATTCGCGGCGAAAAATCAGTAGTATTATCCTCTTCGGGCGATGGCTCCACTTCGCAGGGAGATTTTCATGAAGCGTTAAATTTTTCGGCAGTGTACGAAGCGCCGGTCGTTTTTGTGATTCAAAATAATCACTGGGCGATTTCCCTGCCGGTGGAAAAGCAGACTAAAACAAAAACTCTGGCGGAAAAGGCAGCAGCTTATGCCTTGGAAGGCGTTCTCGTCGATGGCAACGATGTTTTTGCTGTTTACCAAACAGTCAGAAAATATGTCGAGCGCGCGCGCGAAAAAAGCCAGCCGGTACTGATTGAATTGGTCACTTACCGCATGGGAGATCACACCACAGCGGACGATGCTTCTCGTTATCGCACGCCCGAAATCATCAAAGAATGGGAAAAAAAGGATCCCATTGAGCGATTGAAAAAATATTTGACGAAAAATCACGGCTGGAGCGAAGCCAAAGAGAAAAAACTGATCGAAGAATTAACGCGGGAAGTGGAGACCGCCGTGAAAGAGTACGAGAATGTAGAACCGCTTGAGCCGACCCATCTTTTCCGGCACATGTATCACGAAATGCCCTGGCATATCAGCGAACAGATGGCAGAAGTCAAGGAATTCAGCGGATTAGGAGGCAAATAA
- a CDS encoding alpha-ketoacid dehydrogenase subunit beta, with translation MARKSMIQAINETLHQKMAEDDSIVILGEDIGVDGGVFRATDGLLEKFGETRVMDTPLAESAIIGTSVGMAINGLKPVAEIQFMGFVFEGFAQIVDHVARYRYRSQSRYSMQMVVRMPYGAGVRALEHHSESTEALFAHTPGLKVVIPSNPVDAKGLLISAIEDPDPVIFLEPKRLYRLKKVEVPDEIYRTPIGKARILKEGTDITLLAYGAMVPIAEDAAEHVGKEGVDAEVIDLRTILPWDVETVTRSVEKTGRLVIVHEAARSFGVGAEIAATVAERNLLHLLAPIARVTGYDVVPPLAKLEPVNYPSSEKVVRAIHKTMEF, from the coding sequence ATGGCAAGAAAATCAATGATACAGGCGATAAATGAAACCTTGCACCAGAAGATGGCAGAAGATGATAGCATTGTTATTTTAGGCGAAGATATCGGCGTCGACGGCGGCGTATTTCGCGCGACCGATGGACTTCTGGAAAAATTTGGCGAGACTCGCGTCATGGACACTCCGCTGGCTGAGTCAGCGATTATTGGCACCAGCGTGGGCATGGCGATAAATGGTTTGAAACCTGTGGCAGAAATTCAGTTCATGGGATTTGTGTTTGAGGGATTTGCTCAAATTGTGGATCATGTGGCTCGGTATCGCTATCGCAGTCAAAGTCGCTATTCCATGCAAATGGTCGTGCGTATGCCTTACGGCGCCGGAGTTCGCGCTCTGGAACATCACTCCGAAAGCACGGAAGCGCTTTTTGCTCATACGCCGGGTTTGAAAGTAGTGATTCCGTCGAATCCCGTGGATGCGAAAGGTTTGCTGATTTCGGCGATTGAAGATCCGGATCCGGTAATTTTTCTGGAGCCGAAACGATTGTATCGGCTGAAAAAAGTGGAAGTTCCCGATGAAATTTACCGTACGCCCATTGGCAAAGCCCGGATTTTAAAAGAAGGAACAGACATCACATTATTAGCTTACGGCGCGATGGTTCCCATTGCCGAAGACGCAGCAGAACACGTGGGCAAAGAGGGCGTGGATGCCGAGGTGATTGATCTGCGGACCATTTTGCCCTGGGATGTGGAAACGGTAACCCGCTCGGTTGAAAAAACAGGCCGGCTGGTGATTGTCCACGAAGCCGCGCGTTCTTTTGGTGTGGGAGCGGAAATTGCCGCTACGGTCGCTGAAAGAAATTTGCTCCACTTGCTGGCGCCGATCGCCAGAGTTACGGGATATGACGTTGTTCCGCCGCTGGCAAAATTAGAGCCGGTGAATTATCCCAGTTCGGAAAAAGTGGTACGCGCAATTCATAAAACAATGGAGTTTTAA